The following is a genomic window from Sinorhizobium fredii NGR234.
GAGATTCGAGCCGCAAAAATCGATCGTTCCCCGCGCCGGCATGAGCCCCGACAGAGCTCTAAGGATCGTCGTCTTGCCGGCGCCGTTCGATCCGAGCAGCGCTACGATCGCGCCTTGCTCGACGAAAAAGTCGACGCCATGCAGAACGTCGGCTGCGCCGTATCCGGCGGATAGGCCTTGTACCTTTAGCATTGTCATCGCGCCCTCCCGAGATAGGCATCGATGACTGCCGGATTGGCCTTGACCTCTGCGGGCGTGCCGCTCGCCAGGTTGCGACCGAGGTGGAAAACCTCAATTCGATCGCAAAGGCTCATCACCAGACCCATATGGTGCTCGATGAGCACGATCGTGACGCCATGATCGTCGCGGACGCGGGTGACGAGCTCGCCGAACTCTGCAACTTCCCCATGGGTGAGCCCGCCCGCCGGCTCATCGAGAAGAAGCACCGTGGGACGGGAGGCAAGCGCCCGGGCGATTTCCATGCGCTTTTGCGTCGGATAGGGCAGCGAGCCGGCTGTCTTGTCGGCAACGCCGGTGAGATTGAGGTGTTCGAGGATCGCCCGACAGTGCTGCTCCGTCGCGCTTTCCCGATCACGGGCACGCCCGGGTCGCAGCACCGCCTCGATAAAGCGGCCGCCCGTCAAGTGGTGGGCGCCAAGCATGACATTCTCCAGCACCGTCATGGCGCCGTAGATGCCGAGATTCTGAAACGTGCGCGCAACGCCCAGTTGGATGATTTGGCGCGCGGGCAACGCTTCGATCGCCCGTCCGCAAAGGCGGATCGAACCGGCGGTCACCGCGCTCAGCCGGGTAATGGAGTTGAACAGCGTCGTCTTGCCGGCGCCGTTCGGGCCAATCAGGCCGCATATTTCGCCGGCATTCACGCTGAGCGAGACGCCCTTTAGCGCATGTATGCCGCCAAAGCGCACGTCAACATTTTCGACGGAAAGCACCGGGCCGCCGTTGCCGGCAGCCTTGAGATCCACAGCCATCCTATCCTCCCCTAGGGCTGTTCGGTCGGTCCCGAAGTTGTCGGCGCCAATTCTCCTCTGCGGCGCCGCTTGACAATCCTCAAGATACCGAAAAGTATCTGAAATCCGAACGGTATGTCAATGCTTACTTTGAAGTGTAGGGACAAGCCGTCGGGTAGCAATGATGTGAGGCGACCGCCTGCAAGCGGGAGAGCCGGCCGGGAGGGCAAATTGAGGAAGCAGTGTTTGAGCGGCCGGCTCGGCGGGCGAGACCTTCATCCGATCCGCGGTCCACGGCGGCACCCTCGCATATCGAACAGCGCCAGAAGCCTTGCCGGCAGGACCGGCCGGATGCTGCGTCAATCCAACAGACCACACCAAAAGGAGACACACAGATGATCGATTCACGTACTGCCCCCTACGCCATCCTCATGCTGCGGGTGACACTCGGACTACTCTTTCTCGCCCATGCCGGTTTGAAGGTCTTCGTCTTCACGCCGGCCGGGACGGCGCAGTTCTTTGCAAGCCTCGGCCTGCCGGCTGCCCTCGCCTATCTGACGATCGCTCTCGAGACCCTGGGCGGCCTCGCCCTCATCGCCGGTTTCTTCGCGCGCGTGGCTGCGCTGGTCCTGATACCGGTATTGCTCGGCGCGATCATCATGGTCCATGCCGCGGCCGGCTTCTTCTTCACCAACCCGAATGGCGGATGGGAATTCTTGGCTTTGTGGATCGTTGGATTGGCCGCGGTTGTTCTCGCGGGCGACGGTGCGCTTGCGGTGCGCCCGACCTTCAACAGCAAGGCAACCGCTTAATCATGGCGCTGGCCCGCGGCCGAATAACTGCCGCGGGCGCTCCCCTTTGCGTCGCACCCTCAACTGGCTCAGATCGCCTTTTCCCTGGCGCCATAGGCCTCGTACATCGATGTCAAGGCGACTTTCACAAGCTCGCCGACCGTCGGCCCGTTTGTGAAGCTCGACGCTGCGCCATAGGTGAGCTCGAAAACAATACCGCCGAGCGCCGTCGGACCGGCGGGCGCCCCGCCTTCCGGGAATATCCGAAGCAGTATCTTGCCCAATCCCTCCCATTGCGCGCGGAACAGGTTTGAATGACGCTCCCCGAAGGTGGCGTTGCGTCGCGCGTGGCGGAAGAGCTCCAATGCCAGCATCCCCCAGCTCGGGTCGGTAGAGCGCTCCTGGGCCCAATTGCTCAATGTATCGATCAAGTCGCGCGGATCTTCGATCGGACCGAGCAGTGCCTGCAGCTCGACGACGTCTTCGCCCGCATGGGTCTCGAGCAGGTAAAGGAAAATGTCTTCCTTGCCGTTGAAATTGGAATAGAAGGCTCCCTTGCTGAAGCCCGCTTCCTCGGCGATGCGTTCAATGGTTGCGCCCTCGTAACCTTCACGGGCGACGACCTCGCGCGCGGACGCCAGCAGCTTCGCTTTCGTCCGCGCCTGGCTCTGTTCTCGTGTCAATCGCGCCAAGATTACTCTCCCTGATTGCTATCGCACTCGGATACCTCCCAGTATCTCTAAAAGGCTGGGGCGTCAATCAAGCACGGCCAGGACGCAAGCCGCCGACCAGAAGATCATGAACTCCGGCCCCTGCTTCTGCCAGCGCCAGTTCCAACCGTTGATACGAAGGACGGCATAGCTGGCGCCAAGCAGAACGGCGACAGCCAGACCGGCCG
Proteins encoded in this region:
- a CDS encoding DoxX family protein, whose translation is MIDSRTAPYAILMLRVTLGLLFLAHAGLKVFVFTPAGTAQFFASLGLPAALAYLTIALETLGGLALIAGFFARVAALVLIPVLLGAIIMVHAAAGFFFTNPNGGWEFLALWIVGLAAVVLAGDGALAVRPTFNSKATA
- a CDS encoding TetR/AcrR family transcriptional regulator; the protein is MARLTREQSQARTKAKLLASAREVVAREGYEGATIERIAEEAGFSKGAFYSNFNGKEDIFLYLLETHAGEDVVELQALLGPIEDPRDLIDTLSNWAQERSTDPSWGMLALELFRHARRNATFGERHSNLFRAQWEGLGKILLRIFPEGGAPAGPTALGGIVFELTYGAASSFTNGPTVGELVKVALTSMYEAYGAREKAI
- a CDS encoding ABC transporter ATP-binding protein — its product is MAVDLKAAGNGGPVLSVENVDVRFGGIHALKGVSLSVNAGEICGLIGPNGAGKTTLFNSITRLSAVTAGSIRLCGRAIEALPARQIIQLGVARTFQNLGIYGAMTVLENVMLGAHHLTGGRFIEAVLRPGRARDRESATEQHCRAILEHLNLTGVADKTAGSLPYPTQKRMEIARALASRPTVLLLDEPAGGLTHGEVAEFGELVTRVRDDHGVTIVLIEHHMGLVMSLCDRIEVFHLGRNLASGTPAEVKANPAVIDAYLGRAR